Proteins encoded by one window of Arabidopsis thaliana chromosome 2, partial sequence:
- the CYCD2;1 gene encoding Cyclin D2;1 (Cyclin D2;1 (CYCD2;1); FUNCTIONS IN: protein binding, cyclin-dependent protein kinase regulator activity; INVOLVED IN: G1 phase of mitotic cell cycle, regulation of cell cycle, response to sucrose stimulus; LOCATED IN: nucleus; EXPRESSED IN: 22 plant structures; EXPRESSED DURING: 14 growth stages; CONTAINS InterPro DOMAIN/s: Cyclin, C-terminal (InterPro:IPR004367), Cyclin D (InterPro:IPR015451), Cyclin-like (InterPro:IPR011028), Cyclin-related (InterPro:IPR013763), Cyclin, N-terminal (InterPro:IPR006671), Cyclin (InterPro:IPR006670); BEST Arabidopsis thaliana protein match is: CYCLIN D4;1 (TAIR:AT5G65420.1); Has 3365 Blast hits to 3363 proteins in 312 species: Archae - 0; Bacteria - 0; Metazoa - 1602; Fungi - 305; Plants - 1074; Viruses - 0; Other Eukaryotes - 384 (source: NCBI BLink).) translates to MAENLACGETSESWIIDNDDDDINYGGGFTNEIDYNHQLFAKDDNFGGNGSIPMMGSSSSSLSEDRIKEMLVREIEFCPGTDYVKRLLSGDLDLSVRNQALDWILKVCAHYHFGHLCICLSMNYLDRFLTSYELPKDKDWAAQLLAVSCLSLASKMEETDVPHIVDLQVEDPKFVFEAKTIKRMELLVVTTLNWRLQALTPFSFIDYFVDKISGHVSENLIYRSSRFILNTTKAIEFLDFRPSEIAAAAAVSVSISGETECIDEEKALSSLIYVKQERVKRCLNLMRSLTGEENVRGTSLSQEQARVAVRAVPASPVGVLEATCLSYRSEERTVESCTNSSQSSPDNNNNNNNSNKRRRKQ, encoded by the exons ATGGCTGAGAATCTTGCTTGTGGTGAAACCAGCGAGTCATGGATCATTGACAACGACGATGATGATATCAACTATGGCGGCGGATTTACGAACGAGATTGATTACAATCACCAACTTTTTGCTAAAGACGACAACTTTGGCGGCAACGGATCAATTCCGATGATgggttcttcttcatcgtcctTGAGTGAAGACAGAATCAAAGAGATGTTGGTGAGAGAGATTGAGTTTTGCCCTGGAACTGATTATGTTAAGAGATTGCTTTCTGGTGATTTGGATTTGTCTGTTCGAAACCAAGCTCTTGATTGGATTCTAAAG GTTTGTGCTCATTACCATTTTGGACATCTGTGCATATGCCTATCCATGAACTACTTGGATCGGTTCTTAACATCCTATGAATTGCCG AAAGACAAGGATTGGGCTGCTCAGTTACTAGCTGTGTCTTGCTTATCATTAGCATCCAAAATGGAAGAAACTGATGTGCCTCACATTGTTGATTTACAG GTGGAAGATCCCAAGTTTGTTTTTGAGgccaaaacaataaaaaggaTGGAGCTTTTGGTTGTCACCACTTTGAATTGGAGATTGCAAGCTCTAACTCCATTCTCCTTCATTGATTATTTCGTTGACAAGATCAGTGGTCACGTGTCGGAGAATTTGATCTATAGATCGTCAAGATTCATCTTAAACACCACCAAAG CAATTGAATTCTTAGACTTCAGGCCTTCTGAGATAGCTGCAGCTGCTGCAGTGTCTGTTTCCATTTCAGGAGAAACAGAATGCATTGATGAGGAAAAGGCACTGTCTAGTCTCATATATGTAAAACAG GAGAGGGTGAAGAGATGTTTGAATCTGATGAGAAGTCTCACTGGGGAGGAGAATGTGCGGGGAACTAGTTTATCGCAGGAGCAGGCGCGAGTTGCGGTAAGAGCTGTACCTGCAAGTCCAGTTGGAGTGTTGGAAGCAACATGTTTGAGCTATAGGAGTGAAGAGAGAACAGTTGAGTCATGTACAAATTCCTCACAGAGTAGTccagacaacaacaacaacaacaacaacagcaacaagaggaggagaaaacaATGA
- the CYCD2;1 gene encoding Cyclin D2;1 (Cyclin D2;1 (CYCD2;1); FUNCTIONS IN: protein binding, cyclin-dependent protein kinase regulator activity; INVOLVED IN: G1 phase of mitotic cell cycle, regulation of cell cycle, response to sucrose stimulus; LOCATED IN: nucleus; EXPRESSED IN: 22 plant structures; EXPRESSED DURING: 14 growth stages; CONTAINS InterPro DOMAIN/s: Cyclin, C-terminal (InterPro:IPR004367), Cyclin D (InterPro:IPR015451), Cyclin-like (InterPro:IPR011028), Cyclin-related (InterPro:IPR013763), Cyclin, N-terminal (InterPro:IPR006671), Cyclin (InterPro:IPR006670); BEST Arabidopsis thaliana protein match is: CYCLIN D4;1 (TAIR:AT5G65420.1).), protein MAENLACGETSESWIIDNDDDDINYGGGFTNEIDYNHQLFAKDDNFGGNGSIPMMGSSSSSLSEDRIKEMLVREIEFCPGTDYVKRLLSGDLDLSVRNQALDWILKVCAHYHFGHLCICLSMNYLDRFLTSYELPKDKDWAAQLLAVSCLSLASKMEETDVPHIVDLQVEDPKFVFEAKTIKRMELLVVTTLNWRLQALTPFSFIDYFVDKISGHVSENLIYRSSRFILNTTKAIEFLDFRPSEIAAAAAVSVSISGETECIDEEKALSSLIYVKQQERVKRCLNLMRSLTGEENVRGTSLSQEQARVAVRAVPASPVGVLEATCLSYRSEERTVESCTNSSQSSPDNNNNNNNSNKRRRKQ, encoded by the exons ATGGCTGAGAATCTTGCTTGTGGTGAAACCAGCGAGTCATGGATCATTGACAACGACGATGATGATATCAACTATGGCGGCGGATTTACGAACGAGATTGATTACAATCACCAACTTTTTGCTAAAGACGACAACTTTGGCGGCAACGGATCAATTCCGATGATgggttcttcttcatcgtcctTGAGTGAAGACAGAATCAAAGAGATGTTGGTGAGAGAGATTGAGTTTTGCCCTGGAACTGATTATGTTAAGAGATTGCTTTCTGGTGATTTGGATTTGTCTGTTCGAAACCAAGCTCTTGATTGGATTCTAAAG GTTTGTGCTCATTACCATTTTGGACATCTGTGCATATGCCTATCCATGAACTACTTGGATCGGTTCTTAACATCCTATGAATTGCCG AAAGACAAGGATTGGGCTGCTCAGTTACTAGCTGTGTCTTGCTTATCATTAGCATCCAAAATGGAAGAAACTGATGTGCCTCACATTGTTGATTTACAG GTGGAAGATCCCAAGTTTGTTTTTGAGgccaaaacaataaaaaggaTGGAGCTTTTGGTTGTCACCACTTTGAATTGGAGATTGCAAGCTCTAACTCCATTCTCCTTCATTGATTATTTCGTTGACAAGATCAGTGGTCACGTGTCGGAGAATTTGATCTATAGATCGTCAAGATTCATCTTAAACACCACCAAAG CAATTGAATTCTTAGACTTCAGGCCTTCTGAGATAGCTGCAGCTGCTGCAGTGTCTGTTTCCATTTCAGGAGAAACAGAATGCATTGATGAGGAAAAGGCACTGTCTAGTCTCATATATGTAAAACAG CAGGAGAGGGTGAAGAGATGTTTGAATCTGATGAGAAGTCTCACTGGGGAGGAGAATGTGCGGGGAACTAGTTTATCGCAGGAGCAGGCGCGAGTTGCGGTAAGAGCTGTACCTGCAAGTCCAGTTGGAGTGTTGGAAGCAACATGTTTGAGCTATAGGAGTGAAGAGAGAACAGTTGAGTCATGTACAAATTCCTCACAGAGTAGTccagacaacaacaacaacaacaacaacagcaacaagaggaggagaaaacaATGA
- the UCP5 gene encoding uncoupling protein 5 (uncoupling protein 5 (UCP5); FUNCTIONS IN: binding, dicarboxylic acid transmembrane transporter activity; INVOLVED IN: transport, mitochondrial transport; LOCATED IN: mitochondrion, mitochondrial inner membrane, membrane; EXPRESSED IN: 23 plant structures; EXPRESSED DURING: 15 growth stages; CONTAINS InterPro DOMAIN/s: Mitochondrial substrate carrier (InterPro:IPR001993), Mitochondrial brown fat uncoupling protein (InterPro:IPR002030), Mitochondrial substrate/solute carrier (InterPro:IPR018108); BEST Arabidopsis thaliana protein match is: dicarboxylate carrier 2 (TAIR:AT4G24570.1); Has 25222 Blast hits to 13203 proteins in 454 species: Archae - 0; Bacteria - 2; Metazoa - 10525; Fungi - 7328; Plants - 4898; Viruses - 0; Other Eukaryotes - 2469 (source: NCBI BLink).) produces MGLKGFAEGGIASIVAGCSTHPLDLIKVRMQLQGESAPIQTNLRPALAFQTSTTVNAPPLRVGVIGVGSRLIREEGMRALFSGVSATVLRQTLYSTTRMGLYDIIKGEWTDPETKTMPLMKKIGAGAIAGAIGAAVGNPADVAMVRMQADGRLPLTDRRNYKSVLDAITQMIRGEGVTSLWRGSSLTINRAMLVTSSQLASYDSVKETILEKGLLKDGLGTHVSASFAAGFVASVASNPVDVIKTRVMNMKVVAGVAPPYKGAVDCALKTVKAEGIMSLYKGFIPTVSRQAPFTVVLFVTLEQVKKLFKDYDF; encoded by the coding sequence ATGGGTCTAAAGGGTTTTGCTGAAGGAGGAATAGCTTCGATTGTTGCGGGTTGTTCGACCCACCCGCTTGATCTAATCAAGGTCCGAATGCAACTTCAAGGCGAATCAGCTCCGATTCAAACCAATCTCCGACCAGCTCTTGCTTTTCAGACTTCGACCACCGTCAACGCGCCTCCTCTACGTGTTGGTGTAATCGGAGTCGGATCTCGTTTAATAAGAGAAGAAGGCATGCGTGCTCTGTTTTCCGGCGTCTCCGCCACCGTTCTTCGTCAAACTCTGTATTCAACGACTCGTATGGGTTTATACGACATCATCAAAGGAGAATGGACCGACCCGGAAACAAAAACGATGcctttaatgaaaaaaatcgGTGCCGGAGCCATCGCCGGAGCAATCGGAGCCGCCGTTGGGAATCCTGCTGACGTGGCGATGGTGAGGATGCAAGCCGATGGTCGTTTACCGTTGACTGATAGAAGAAACTACAAAAGCGTTTTAGACGCGATCACGCAAATGATTCGCGGTGAAGGCGTTACGTCGTTGTGGAGAGGATCGTCTTTGACGATAAACAGAGCAATGCTTGTGACGTCATCGCAGTTGGCTTCGTATGATTCTGTTAAAGAGACGATTTTGGAGAAAGGGTTGTTGAAAGATGGGCTTGGGACTCATGTGTCGGCGAGTTTCGCGGCGGGGTTTGTTGCGAGCGTTGCGAGTAATCCTGTTGATGTGATTAAGACGAGAGTGATGAATATGAAGGTGGTGGCTGGAGTTGCTCCGCCGTATAAAGGAGCGGTTGATTGTGCTTTGAAAACGGTGAAAGCGGAAGGGATTATGTCTTTGTATAAAGGTTTTATCCCGACGGTTTCGAGACAAGCACCGTTCACGgtggttttgtttgttacgCTTGAACAAGTTAAGAAGTTGTTCAAGGACTAtgacttttga
- a CDS encoding hydroxyproline-rich glycoprotein family protein (hydroxyproline-rich glycoprotein family protein; FUNCTIONS IN: molecular_function unknown; INVOLVED IN: biological_process unknown; LOCATED IN: endomembrane system; EXPRESSED IN: shoot apex, hypocotyl, root, leaf; BEST Arabidopsis thaliana protein match is: hydroxyproline-rich glycoprotein family protein (TAIR:AT4G38080.1); Has 4670 Blast hits to 2256 proteins in 333 species: Archae - 29; Bacteria - 882; Metazoa - 845; Fungi - 279; Plants - 1271; Viruses - 397; Other Eukaryotes - 967 (source: NCBI BLink).) codes for MAHWLSSLVIALTFTSFFTGLSASRHLLQSTPAITPPVTTTFPPLPTTTMPPFPPSTSLPQPTAFPPLPSSQIPSLPNPAQPINIPNFPQINIPNFPISIPNNFPFNLPTSIPTIPFFTPPPSK; via the coding sequence ATGGCTCACTGGTTGTCATCCCTAGTCATTGCATTAACATTCACAAGCTTTTTCACTGGTCTCTCAGCTAGTCGCCACCTTCTTCAATCAACACCAGCTATTACCCCACCGGTTACAACAACATTTCCACCACTTCCCACAACCACAATGCCACCATTTCCTCCTTCAACTTCTCTTCCTCAGCCAACTGCGTTTCCGCCATTACCAAGCTCACAAATACCTTCTTTACCTAACCCAGCACAACCCATTAATATCCCAAACTTCCCACAAATCAATATCCCTAACTTCCCAATTTCTATCCCAAACAACTTCCCATTCAATCTTCCCACCAGCATTCCAACAATCCCATTCTTCACTCCACCACCTTCCAAATGA
- a CDS encoding uncharacterized protein (unknown protein; FUNCTIONS IN: molecular_function unknown; INVOLVED IN: biological_process unknown; LOCATED IN: cellular_component unknown; EXPRESSED IN: stem; Has 30201 Blast hits to 17322 proteins in 780 species: Archae - 12; Bacteria - 1396; Metazoa - 17338; Fungi - 3422; Plants - 5037; Viruses - 0; Other Eukaryotes - 2996 (source: NCBI BLink).), with product MSIIMLTHRYLVREVHAVPFLTKHGIGFYFFSRNSVLHVHQKVHLFVLKRFCYPQKFPFKPSKPSQIKADVQETLLKPSKPSQSKADVQETLLKPSKPSQSKADVQEKSAKATSTIKTLQIQERELFSGSVTMDAAPSPRHVPIPIFCYRE from the exons ATGTCGATTATTATGTTAACACACCGTTACCTCGTCAGAGAGGTTCATGCCGTTCCGTTTCTTACAAAACACGGAATTGGcttttacttcttctctcGTAACTCTGTTTTACATGTTCATCAAAAGGTTCATCTCTTTGTCTTGAAACGTTTTTGTTACCCACAAAAGTTTCCTTTTAAACCTTCGAAACCATCGCAAATTAAAGCTGATGTTCAGGAAACGTTATTGAAACCTTCGAAACCATCACAGTCTAAAGCTGATGTTCAGGAGACGTTATTGAAACCTTCGAAACCATCACAATCTAAAGCTGAT GTTCAGGAGAAGTCGGCTAAAGCTACGAGCACAATCAAGACACTGCAGATTCAAGAGCGAGAACTGTTTAGTGGTTCAGTCACAATGGATGCTGCTCCGTCACCAAGACACGTACCGAttccaatattttgttatagAGAGTGA
- a CDS encoding uncharacterized protein (unknown protein; Has 186 Blast hits to 37 proteins in 16 species: Archae - 0; Bacteria - 0; Metazoa - 0; Fungi - 4; Plants - 17; Viruses - 0; Other Eukaryotes - 165 (source: NCBI BLink).), translating to MSIIMLTHRYLVREVHAVPFLTKHGIGFYFFSRNSVLHVHQKVHLFVLKRFCYPQKFPFKPSKPSQIKADVQETLLKPSKPSQSKADVQETLLKPSKPSQSKADVQETLLKSSKPSQSKADVQETLLKPSKLSQSKAKVQEKSAKATSTIKTLQIQERELFSGSVTMDAAPSPRHVPIPIFCYRE from the coding sequence ATGTCGATTATTATGTTAACACACCGTTACCTCGTCAGAGAGGTTCATGCCGTTCCGTTTCTTACAAAACACGGAATTGGcttttacttcttctctcGTAACTCTGTTTTACATGTTCATCAAAAGGTTCATCTCTTTGTCTTGAAACGTTTTTGTTACCCACAAAAGTTTCCTTTTAAACCTTCGAAACCATCGCAAATTAAAGCTGATGTTCAGGAAACGTTATTGAAACCTTCGAAACCATCACAGTCTAAAGCTGATGTTCAGGAGACGTTATTGAAACCTTCGAAACCATCACAATCTAAAGCTGATGTTCAGGAGACGTTATTGAAATCTTCGAAACCATCACAGTCTAAAGCTGATGTTCAGGAAACGTTATTGAAACCTTCGAAACTATCGCAATCTAAAGCGAAGGTTCAGGAGAAGTCGGCTAAAGCTACGAGCACAATCAAGACACTGCAGATTCAAGAGCGAGAACTGTTTAGTGGTTCAGTCACAATGGATGCTGCTCCGTCACCAAGACACGTACCGAttccaatattttgttatagAGAGTGA
- a CDS encoding Alkaline-phosphatase-like family protein (Alkaline-phosphatase-like family protein; FUNCTIONS IN: transferase activity, catalytic activity; INVOLVED IN: metabolic process, phospholipid biosynthetic process; LOCATED IN: endomembrane system; EXPRESSED IN: 21 plant structures; EXPRESSED DURING: 8 growth stages; CONTAINS InterPro DOMAIN/s: Alkaline phosphatase-like, alpha/beta/alpha (InterPro:IPR017849), Type I phosphodiesterase/nucleotide pyrophosphatase/phosphate transferase (InterPro:IPR002591), Alkaline-phosphatase-like, core domain (InterPro:IPR017850); BEST Arabidopsis thaliana protein match is: Alkaline-phosphatase-like family protein (TAIR:AT5G17250.1); Has 1578 Blast hits to 1403 proteins in 374 species: Archae - 4; Bacteria - 326; Metazoa - 515; Fungi - 456; Plants - 91; Viruses - 0; Other Eukaryotes - 186 (source: NCBI BLink).), protein MTTAAMTCTRLTIFTVAGILLQIIGLSIFVFGFFPVKPTLSGVSGSESYRDPFCDSSLISNESELHHPEKLRLLYQELSGISSKYDRLILMVIDGLPAEFVLGKDGKPPEKVLKESMPYTQSLLANGDAIGYHAKAAPPTVTMPRLKAMVSGAIGGFLDVAFNFNTQALLDDNILGQFFRIGWKMVMLGDETWLKLFPGLFMRHDGVSSFFVKDTVQVDRNVSRHLPDELNSDDWNLLILHYLGLDHVGHTGGRNSPLMPAKLKEMDDIVRTMHLRAMMDRSHDQGQTLLIIVSDHGMTENGNHGGSSYEETDSLMLFIGLNSNISDYASATNNVAFQVDLAPTLALLFGVPIPKNNVGVLVPGTLCSLRDFEQLRALELNSWQLLRLMLAQIQSSSFPRVSCNCFLDGTCEGLDLDISECSGDKEKQLICLFRNAAALHGIWKSKKSTESSSTMEDFSRALDAYNTFLKTASEWLASKTTEKPVLLLGLGVSAMLLSCFICGTVFLSLFKEVYHEPKDRVCSLSNLLNLEEVFIFALLLILVISMGSSSMVEEEHYIWHFMVSTFHLLLLFKTAKSFKISKGMNILRDFKFGSIFSLLISGRLLRGWHQGGVNWTYLPDISKWLVQGGSGYVKWIQLISIILVIGLGLYTLFRTGSNRKGVRILAFGFSTCGFLVLLHVGRYQDELSTGFGATVTVKVIYYLLSISSIGASLVLPWSALNKDKSFLAEVGDCLYLIGSAYILCWCLLQQLLQQPINSGPILLLLLQILAILCLSSSDFQVNEWVEITALYYMGMAGHFALGNSNTLATIDVAGAFIGISSHSTILSGILMFMITYASPMLFLLSLVMYIGANLRNHSNSTISTHRETSLGQILKLKLGFPCLVPLCINSILLTAYTVVLLLMRNHLFVWSVFSPKYLYVCATTLCTYIGVCIVAATVTYTFYVTTFLRSNRTRHNNS, encoded by the exons ATGACGACGGCGGCGATGACTTGTACGAGACTGACGATATTTACGGTGGCCGGAATATTACTTCAGATTATTGGCCTCTCCATTTTCGTATTCGGTTTCTTCCCCGTCAAGCCGACTCTCTCCGGCGTCAG TGGCTCGGAGAGCTATCGAGATCCATTCTGTGATTCTTCTCTGATTTCGAACGAATCGGAGCTTCATCATCCAGAGAAACTGAGATTGCTGTACCAG GAGTTATCTGGAATCTCTTCCAAATATGATCGACTGATTTTAATG GTTATTGATGGGCTACCTGCGGAGTTCGTTCTTGGGAAAGATGGTAAACCTCCAGAGAAGGTTTTGAAAGAGTCTATGCCTTATACTCAGTCACTGTTAGCTAATGGAGATGCTATTGGTTACCATGCTAAAGCAGCTCCTCCAACTGTTACCATGCCGAGGTTAAAG gcAATGGTTTCTGGGGCAATTGGTGGTTTCTTGGATGttgcttttaattttaacACACAAGCTCTCTTAGATGATAATATTCTTG GTCAGTTTTTCAGGATTGGTTGGAAAATGGTGATGCTCGGTGATGAGACGTGGCTCAAGTTATTTCCAGGGCTATTTATGAGACATGACGGTGTTAGCAGTTTCTTT GTCAAAGATACAGTACAGGTAGACAGAAATGTTTCTCGACACTTGCCCGATGAGCTAAACAGTGATGATTGGAATCTCTTG ATCCTTCATTACCTTGGTTTAGATCACGTTGGACATACTGGCGGCCGTAACAG CCCCTTGATGCCTGCAAAACTTAAAGAAATGGATGATATAGTTAGAACAATGCATTTAAGAGCCATGATGGATCGCAGCCATGATCAAGGACAGACTCTTCTG ATAATAGTCAGTGATCATGGCATGACTGAGAATGGAAATCACGGAGGGTCGTCATATGAAGAAACTGACTCCTTAATGCTCTTTATTGGCTTGAATAGCAATATTTCTGACTATGCTTCAGCTACCAATAATGTAGCTTTCCAG GTAGATTTGGCGCCAACTTTAGCTCTTCTATTTGGTGTGCCGATCCCAAAGAACAATGTTGGAGTCCTTGTCCCAGGAACACTCTGTTCTTTAAGAG ATTTTGAGCAACTACGGGCACTAGAACTGAATTCATGGCAGTTACTCAGACTTATGCTAGCACAGATACAAAGTTCTTCGTTTCCACGCGTCTCCTGCAATTGCTTCCTTGATGGAACTTGTGAGGGTCTTGATTTGGATATTAGTGAGTGTTCTGGGgataaagagaaacaacttATTTGCTTGTTTAGGAATGCTGCTGCCCTCCATGGCATTTGGAAGTCCAAGAAATCAACAGA GTCGTCTAGTACCATGGAAGATTTCAGCAGAGCTTTAGATGCATATAACACCTTCTTGAAAACTGCAAGTGAGTGGTTAGCAAGCAAAACCACGGAG AAACCTGTTCTCTTACTCGGTCTTGGAGTGAGTGCCATGCTTCTGTCATGCTTCATCTGTGGTACTGTCTTTCTGTCCTTATTCAAAGAGGTTTACCATGAGCCCAAGGATAGGGTCTGCAGTTTGAGTAATTTGTTGAATTTAGAAGAGGTGTTCatttttgctcttcttttgaTACTTGTTATAAGCATGGGATCTAGTTCAATGGTGGAAGAAGAGCATTATATATGGCATTTCATGGTATCAACATTCCATCTTCTGTTACTCTTCAAGACAGCGAAGTCATTCAAAATTTCCAAGGGGATGAACATTCTCAGAGACTTTAAATTCGGTTCTATCTTCTCGCTTCTTATTTCTGGTAGACTACTGAGAGGTTGGCATCAAGGGGGCGTGAACTGGACTTACCTTCCTGATATTTCTAAGTGGCTAGTGCAAGGTGGCAGTGGTTATGTGAAATGGATTCAGCTAATCTCAATAATCCTAGTTATTGGTCTAGGACTATATACTCTCTTTCGAACAGGATCGAATAGAAAAGGTGTTCGCATCCTAGCATTTGGTTTCTCAACTTGTGGGTTCCTAGTCTTGCTGCATGTAGGGAGATATCAGGATGAACTGTCAACCGGTTTTGGAGCCACTGTCACAGTAAAAGTTATTTATTATCTTCTATCTATATCTTCCATTGGAGCTTCTTTGGTTTTGCCATGGTCTGCGCTAAACAAAGACAAGTCCTTTCTAGCTGAAGTAGGTGATTGCTTGTATTTGATTGGCTCTGCGTACATACTTTGCTGGTGTCTTCTACAGCAACTTCTCCAACAACCAATCAACTCGGGCCCCATACTTTTGCTGCTCCTCCAAATCTTAGCAATTTTATGTCTTTCTTCTAGTGATTTTCAAGTTAATGAATGGGTCGAg ATTACTGCACTCTATTACATGGGAATGGCAGGTCACTTTGCTCTTGGAAACAGCAACACTTTAGCAACAATCGATGTTGCTGGTGCTTTTATC GGAATCTCTAGTCATTCTACAATACTCTCTGGGATCTTGATGTTCATGATCACCTATGCATCTCCCATGCTGTTCCTTCTATCCCTCGTCATGTACATTGGTGCAAATCTTAGAAACCACTCAAACTCAACAATATCAACTCACCGGGAAACGAGTCTTGGACAAATTTTGAAGCTAAAGCTCGGGTTCCCTTGCCTTGTTCCGCTCTGCATCAACTCAATACTCTTGACCGCATATACTGTGGTCTTACTACTCATGAGAAATCACCTCTTTGTATGGAGCGTCTTCTCTCCCAA GTACCTATATGTGTGTGCAACCACTCTGTGCACATACATCGGAGTTTGTATCGTCGCAGCTACTGTAACCTACACTTTCTATGTCACTACCTTCCTTAGAAGCAATCGCACAAGACACAACAACTCGTAG